In Chelonoidis abingdonii isolate Lonesome George chromosome 22, CheloAbing_2.0, whole genome shotgun sequence, one genomic interval encodes:
- the PHETA1 gene encoding sesquipedalian-1 has protein sequence MKLNERSLAFYATCDSPTDNAGFLFKKGERNTAYHRRWFVLKGNMLFYFEERESREPVGVIILEGCTVELCEATEEFTFAIKFDCAKSRTYILAAESQAAMESWVKSLSRASFDYLRLVVKELEKQLEEKQEGLADSRSIQRRSPIYRKTKSALCLDTMSPALELPPPRERPMVLPCAPLKENGCAVWNNIQCVDTLPAGDVLGGLADSRTMRTSAGGSHEGSVKPPPLPPRRRASSGNTCGPGALVADSPVCPGTLCFSKLHDWYGREITELRREWLESHKL, from the coding sequence ATGAAGCTGAACGAGCGTAGCCTGGCATTCTATGCCACCTGCGACTCCCCCACTGACAATGCCGGCTTCCTCTTCAAGAAGGGTGAGCGGAATACGGCCTACCACCGCCGCTGGTTCGTGCTGAAGGGCAACATGCTTTTCTACTTCGAGGAGCGGGAGAGCCGGGAGCCGGTGGGCGTGATCATCTTGGAGGGCTGCACGGTGGAGCTCTGCGAGGCCACCGAGGAGTTCACCTTTGCCATCAAGTTTGACTGCGCCAAGTCGCGAACCTACATCTTGGCGGCTGAGAGCCAGGCTGCCATGGAGTCCTGGGTCAAGTCCCTGTCGCGTGCCAGCTTTGACTACTTGCGGCTGGTGGTGAAGGAGCTGGAgaagcagctggaggagaagcaggagggccTGGCTGACAGTCGAAGCATCCAAAGGAGGTCACCAATTTACCGGAAAACCAAGTCGGCTCTCTGCTTGGACACCATGtctccagctctggagctgcCACCTCCCCGGGAGAGACCCATGGTGCTGCCTTGCGCCCCCCTGAAAGAGAACGGCTGTGCCGTGTGGAATAACATTCAGTGCGTGGATACCCTGCCAGCTGGGGATGTCCTCGGGGGCCTTGCTGACTCAAGGACCATGAGGACATCTGCAGGCGGCAGCCACGAGGGAAGCGTGAAGCCACCTCCTTTGCCGCCTCGCAGACGCGCATCATCTGGCAATACCTGTGGCCCCGGGGCCCTGGTGGCAGACAGCCCGGTGTGCCCAGGCACGCTGTGTTTCTCTAAGCTCCACGACTGGTATGGCAGAGAGATCACTGAGCTGAGGAGAGAGTGGCTGGAGAGCCACAAACTGTGA